In Pseudomonas sp. LRP2-20, the genomic window CCAGCGCGGTGACCGCCCCGCTGGAGCGCCAGTTCGGCCAGATGCCGGGCCTGGAACAGATGGCCTCGACCAGCTCCGGCGGCGCCTCGGTACTGACCCTGCGCTTCAGCCTGGACATGAACATGGACGTCGCCGAGCAACAGGTGCAGGCCGCGATCAACGCCGCCAGCAACCTGCTGCCCAGCGACTTGCCGGCGCCGCCGGTGTACAACAAGGTCAACCCGGCCGACACCCCGGTGCTGACCCTGGCCATTTCCAGCAAGACCCTGCCGCTGCCCAAGCTCAACGACCTGGTCGACACCCGCGTGGCGCAGAAGCTCGCGCAGATCAGCGGCGTGGGCATGGTCAGCATCGCCGGCGGCCAGCGCCAGGCAGTGCGGATCAAGGTCAACGTCGATGCGCTGGCCGCCAACGGCCTCAACCTGGAGGACGTGCGCACCCTGATCGGCGCGTCCAACGTCAACCAGCCGAAGGGCAACTTCGATGGCCCGACCCGGGTGTCGATGCTCGACGCCAACGACCAGCTGCGCTCGCCCGAGGAATACGCCAACCTCATCCTCGCCTACAACAATGGCGCGCCGCTACGCCTGAAGGACGTCGCCGAAATCGTCGACGGTGCCGAAAACGAACGCCTGGCCGCCTGGGCCAACCAGAACCAGGCCGTGCTGCTGAACATCCAGCGCCAGCCCGGTGCCAACGTCATCGAGGTGGTCGACCGCATCAAGCAGTTGCTGCCATCGATCACCGACAACCTGCCGGCTGGCCTCGATGTGTCGGTGCTCACCGACCGCACCCAGACCATCCGCGCTGCGGTCAAGGACGTGCAGCATGAGCTGCTGATCGCCATCGTGCTGGTGGTGATGGTCACGTTCGTGTTCCTGCGCCGCTTCAGCGCCACCATCATCCCCTCGATCGCCGTACCGCTGTCGCTGATCGGCACCTTCGGCGTGATGTACCTGGCCGGCTTCTCGGTCAACAACCTGACGCTGATGGCCCTGACCATCGCCACCGGCTTCGTGGTCGACGACGCCATCGTCATGCTCGAGAACATCTCGCGCCACATCGAGGAAGGCGAGACGCCGCTGCAGGCGGCACTCAAGGGCGCCAAGCAGATCGGCTTCACCCTGATCTCGCTGACGTTCTCGCTGATCGCCGTACTGATCCCGTTGCTGTTCATGGCCGACGTGGTTGGCCGGTTGTTCCGCGAATTCGCCATCACCCTGGCGGTGGCGATCCTGATTTCCCTGGTGGTGTCGCTGACCCTGACGCCGATGATGTGCGCGCGCCTGCTCAAGCGTGAGCCCAAGGAAGACGAGCAGGGCCGCTTCTACCGCGCCAGCGGTGCCTGGATCGACTGGATGATCGAGCACTACGGCCGCGGCCTGCAGTGGGTGCTCAAGCACCAGCCGCTGACCTTGCTGGTGGCCGTGGCCACCCTGGCGCTCACCGTGCTGCTGTACCTGGTGGTGCCCAAGGGCTTCTTCCCGGTGCAGGACACCGGGGTGATCCAGGGTATTTCCGAGGCGCCGCAGTCCACCTCGTTCGCCGCCATGAGCGAGCGCCAGCAGGCCCTGAGCAAGGTCATCCTGCAGGACCCGGCGGTGCAGAGCCTGTCGTCCTACATCGGTGTCGATGGCGACAACGCCACGCTCAACAGCGGCCGCCTGCTGATCAACCTCAAGCCCCATGGCGAGCGGGATGTCACCGCCGGTGAGGTGATCAGCCGCCTGCAGCCGCAACTCGACAAGCTGGTCGGCATCCGCCTGTTCATGCAGCCGGTGCAGGACCTGAGCATCGAGGACCGGGTCAGCCGCACCCAATACCAGTTCAGCCTGTCGTCGCCCGATGCCGACCTGCTGGCGCAGTGGAGCGGCAAGCTGGTGCATGCCCTGCAGCAGCGCCCGGAGTTGCAGGACGTGGCCAGCGACCTGCAGGACAAGGGCCTGCAGGTGTACCTGGTGATCGACCGTGACATGGCCAGCCGCCTGGGCATCAGTGTGTCGCAGATCACCAACGCCCTGTACGACGCCTTCGGCCAGCGGCAGATTTCCACCATCTACACCCAAGCCAGCCAGTACCGCGTGGTGCTGCAGTCGCAGGACGCGGCAGTGATCGGCCCGCAGGCGCTGGAGTCGATCCACGTCAAGGCCACCGACGGCGGCCAGGTGCGGCTGTCGGCGCTGGCGCGCATCGAGCAGCGCCAGGCGCAGCTGGCCATTTCCCACATCGGTCAGTTCCCGGCGGTAACCTTGTCGTTCAACCTGGCCCATGGCGCGTCGCTGGGCGAGGCGGTCAAGGTGATCGAGCAGGTGCAGCAGGACATCGGCATGCCGCTTGGCGTGCAGACCCGCTTCCAGGGCGCCGCCGAAGCCTTCCAGGCCTCGCTGTCGAGCACCTTGCTGCTGATCCTGGCGGCGGTGGTGACCATGTATATCGTGCTGGGCGTGCTCTACGAGAGCTACATCCACCCGGTGACCATCCTCTCGACCTTGCCGTCGGCGGCGGTCGGCGCCTTGCTGGCGTTGATCCTCAGCGGCAACGACCTGGGCATGATCGCCATCATCGGCATCATCCTGCTGATCGGCATCGTCAAGAAGAATGCGATCATGATGATCGACTTCGCCCTCGAGGCCGAGCGTAATCAGGGCATGAGCCCGCAGGATGCGATCTACCAGGCAGCGCTGCTGCGCTTCCGGCCGATCCTGATGACCACCTTGGCCGCGCTGTTCGGCGCCGTGCCGTTGATGCTGGCTACCGGCTCCGGTGCCGAGCTGCGTCAGCCGCTGGGCCTGGTGATGGTCGGCGGCCTGCTGGTCAGCCAGGTGCTGACGCTGTTTACCACGCCGGTCATCTACCTGTACTTCGACCGCCTGGCGCGCCGCTGGCGCCCGGCCGCTGACGCGCAGCAGGCCGAGGCATGAACCTGTCCGGACCTTTCATTCGCCGGCCCGTGGCGACCATGCTGCTGAGCCTGGCGATCATGCTGCTCGGCGGCGTCAGCTTCGGCCTGCTGCCGGTGTCGCCGTTGCCGCAGATGGACTTCCCGGTGATCGTCGTGCAAGCCAACCTGTCCGGGGCCAGCCCCGAGGTCATGGCCGCTACCGTGGCCACGCCGCTGGAGCGCAAGCTCGGCAGCATCGCCGGTGTCACCACCCTGACCAGCAGCTCCAACCAGGGCTCGACGCGGGTGATCATCGGCTTCGAGATGGGCCGTGACATCGACGGCGCCGCGCGCGAGGTGCAGGCGGCGATCAACGCCACGCGTAACCTGCTGCCCAGCGGCATGCGCAGCATGCCCACCTACAAGAAGATCAACCCGTCGCAGGCGCCGATCATGGTGCTCTCGCTGACGTCCAGCGTGTTGCAGAAGGGCCAGTTGTACGACCTGGCCGACACCATCCTGTCGCAGAGCCTGGCCCAGGTCAGCGGGGTAGGGGAAGTGCAGATCGGTGGCAGCTCGCTGCCGGCGGTGCGCATCGCCGTCGAGCCGCAGCTGCTCAACCACTACAGCCTGTCGCTGGACGAGGTGCGCACGGCGGTGGCCAACGCCAACCAGCGCCGCCCCATGGGCTTTGTCGAGGACGCCCAGCGCAACTGGCAGGTGCGCGCCAACGACCAGCTGGAAACCGCCAAGGACTACGAGCCGATCGTGATCCGCCAGTCGAACGGCACGATCCTGCGCCTGTCGGACGTGGCCACCGTCACCGATGGTGTCGAAAACCGCTACAACAGCGGCTTTTTCAACGACCAGAGCGCCGTGTTGCTGGTGGTCAACCGCCAGACCGGCGCCAACATCATCCAGACCGTCGACCAGATCAAGGCCCAGCTCCCGGCCCTGCAGTCGCTGCTGCCGGCCAACGTGCAACTGAACGTGGCCATGGACCGCTCGCCGGTGATCAAGGCCACCCTCAAGGAGGCCGAACACACCCTGCTGATCGCCGTGGTGCTGGTGATCCTGGTGGTCTACCTGTTCCTCGGCAGCCTGCGCGCCTCGCTGATCCCCAGCCTGGCGGTACCGGTGTCGCTGGTGGGCACCTTCGCGGTGATGTACCTGTGCGGCTTCTCGCTGAACAACCTGTCGCTGATGGCGTTGATCCTGGCCACCGGCCTGGTGGTGGACGATGCCATCGTGGTGCTGGAGAACATCTCGCGGCACATCGAGGACGGCCAGCCGCCGATGCGCGCGGCGTTTCTCGGCGCCAAGGAGGTCGGATTCACCTTGCTGTCGATGAACGTATCGCTGGTGGCGGTGTTCGTCTCGATTCTGTTCATGGGCGGCATCGTGCGCAACCTGTTCCAGGAGTTCTCGATCACCCTGGCGGCGGCGATCATCGTCTCGCTGGTGGTGTCGCTGACCCTCACGCCGATGCTCTGCGCGCGCTGGCTCAGGCCCCATCGCGCCGAGCAGACACGCCTGCAACGCTGGAGCGACAAGGCTCACCAGCGCATGATCGATGCCTACGACCGCAGCCTTGGCTGGGCCCTGCGCCACAAGCGCCTGACGCTGATCAGCCTGCTGGCGACCATCGGCCTGAACATCGCCCTGTACGTGGTGGTGCCCAAGACCTTG contains:
- a CDS encoding efflux RND transporter permease subunit yields the protein MNLSGPFIRRPVATMLLSLAIMLLGGVSFGLLPVSPLPQMDFPVIVVQANLSGASPEVMAATVATPLERKLGSIAGVTTLTSSSNQGSTRVIIGFEMGRDIDGAAREVQAAINATRNLLPSGMRSMPTYKKINPSQAPIMVLSLTSSVLQKGQLYDLADTILSQSLAQVSGVGEVQIGGSSLPAVRIAVEPQLLNHYSLSLDEVRTAVANANQRRPMGFVEDAQRNWQVRANDQLETAKDYEPIVIRQSNGTILRLSDVATVTDGVENRYNSGFFNDQSAVLLVVNRQTGANIIQTVDQIKAQLPALQSLLPANVQLNVAMDRSPVIKATLKEAEHTLLIAVVLVILVVYLFLGSLRASLIPSLAVPVSLVGTFAVMYLCGFSLNNLSLMALILATGLVVDDAIVVLENISRHIEDGQPPMRAAFLGAKEVGFTLLSMNVSLVAVFVSILFMGGIVRNLFQEFSITLAAAIIVSLVVSLTLTPMLCARWLRPHRAEQTRLQRWSDKAHQRMIDAYDRSLGWALRHKRLTLISLLATIGLNIALYVVVPKTLMPQQDTGQLQGFIRGDDGLSFSVMQPKMEIYRRALLADPAVESVAGFIGGNSGTNNAFVLVRLKPIAERKLDAQKVIERLRKEMPKVPGGRLFLMADQDLQLGGGGRDQTTSQYLYTLQSGDLAALRQWFPKVVAALRALPELTAIDARDGSGTQQVTLVVDRDQAKRLGIDMDMITAVLNNAYSQRQISTIYDSLNQYQVVLEINPKYAWDPSTLEQVQVITSDGARVPLSTIAHYENSLANDRVSHEGQFASEDIAFDVAEGYSPDQAMAAVEREVAKLGLPEEVIAKLGGTASAFAKTQEGQPFMILGALVLVYLVLGILYESYIHPLTILSTLPSAGVGALLALYATGGEFSLISLLGLFLLIGVVKKNAILMIDLALQLERHQGLSPEESIRRACLLRLRPILMTTLAAILGALPLLISRAEGAEMRQPLGLTIIGGLVVSQLLTLYTTPVVYLYLDRLRHRFNHWRGVRTDAALDTPL
- a CDS encoding MdtB/MuxB family multidrug efflux RND transporter permease subunit, with product MNLSRLFILRPVATTLTMLAIVLAGLIAYKLLPVSALPQVDYPTIRVMTLYPGASPQVMTSAVTAPLERQFGQMPGLEQMASTSSGGASVLTLRFSLDMNMDVAEQQVQAAINAASNLLPSDLPAPPVYNKVNPADTPVLTLAISSKTLPLPKLNDLVDTRVAQKLAQISGVGMVSIAGGQRQAVRIKVNVDALAANGLNLEDVRTLIGASNVNQPKGNFDGPTRVSMLDANDQLRSPEEYANLILAYNNGAPLRLKDVAEIVDGAENERLAAWANQNQAVLLNIQRQPGANVIEVVDRIKQLLPSITDNLPAGLDVSVLTDRTQTIRAAVKDVQHELLIAIVLVVMVTFVFLRRFSATIIPSIAVPLSLIGTFGVMYLAGFSVNNLTLMALTIATGFVVDDAIVMLENISRHIEEGETPLQAALKGAKQIGFTLISLTFSLIAVLIPLLFMADVVGRLFREFAITLAVAILISLVVSLTLTPMMCARLLKREPKEDEQGRFYRASGAWIDWMIEHYGRGLQWVLKHQPLTLLVAVATLALTVLLYLVVPKGFFPVQDTGVIQGISEAPQSTSFAAMSERQQALSKVILQDPAVQSLSSYIGVDGDNATLNSGRLLINLKPHGERDVTAGEVISRLQPQLDKLVGIRLFMQPVQDLSIEDRVSRTQYQFSLSSPDADLLAQWSGKLVHALQQRPELQDVASDLQDKGLQVYLVIDRDMASRLGISVSQITNALYDAFGQRQISTIYTQASQYRVVLQSQDAAVIGPQALESIHVKATDGGQVRLSALARIEQRQAQLAISHIGQFPAVTLSFNLAHGASLGEAVKVIEQVQQDIGMPLGVQTRFQGAAEAFQASLSSTLLLILAAVVTMYIVLGVLYESYIHPVTILSTLPSAAVGALLALILSGNDLGMIAIIGIILLIGIVKKNAIMMIDFALEAERNQGMSPQDAIYQAALLRFRPILMTTLAALFGAVPLMLATGSGAELRQPLGLVMVGGLLVSQVLTLFTTPVIYLYFDRLARRWRPAADAQQAEA